The following proteins come from a genomic window of Catalinimonas alkaloidigena:
- a CDS encoding DUF2116 family Zn-ribbon domain-containing protein produces the protein MATRECPQCGTPIVGRIDKKFCSDQCRFLYNNRQKRESEITIGNVNQALRKNRSILKTLNPIGLTEVRREVMVKMGYNFHFFTHVYRTQKGGVYYFCYEYGYTFVKENDKVKLVTWQDYMPKEVSDVLYQNRFDSPAE, from the coding sequence ATGGCCACCAGAGAATGTCCTCAGTGCGGAACCCCCATTGTGGGGAGGATCGATAAGAAATTTTGCTCCGACCAGTGTCGCTTTTTATACAACAACCGGCAGAAACGGGAAAGCGAGATCACCATCGGTAATGTCAACCAGGCCCTTCGGAAGAACCGTTCGATCCTTAAAACGTTGAACCCCATTGGGTTAACAGAAGTACGACGCGAAGTGATGGTGAAGATGGGCTACAACTTTCACTTCTTTACGCACGTGTACCGCACACAGAAAGGTGGCGTCTACTACTTCTGCTATGAGTATGGCTATACGTTTGTCAAGGAGAACGATAAAGTCAAATTGGTTACCTGGCAGGATTATATGCCTAAAGAAGTTTCTGACGTACTCTACCAAAACCGGTTCGATTCACCCGCCGAGTAG
- a CDS encoding HAD family hydrolase, whose protein sequence is MHTGLIFDMDGTMVDNMMVHHRAWQQKLAEVGLSLSLDEVVAKCHGTNDDILVRLFGDKYTFEERDAISYAKEALYREVFLPDLKLVDGLHRLLDEGKKRGLKMGIGTAARPENVDFVVDTLGIRDYFGAIVTAHDVTKGKPDPEVFLKVADQLGVAPEHCLVFEDSPTGAKTAYNAGMKCIVITTTHRSEEFTSIPSVRRCVPDYTSVRLEEELIS, encoded by the coding sequence GTGCACACAGGTCTTATTTTCGATATGGACGGCACCATGGTGGACAACATGATGGTGCACCACCGTGCCTGGCAACAGAAACTGGCGGAAGTGGGGTTATCCCTCTCGTTAGACGAAGTCGTGGCGAAGTGCCACGGAACCAACGACGACATTCTGGTGCGTTTGTTTGGTGATAAATACACGTTCGAGGAGCGCGACGCCATTTCGTATGCCAAAGAGGCGCTTTACCGCGAGGTATTCCTACCCGACCTGAAGCTGGTGGATGGCTTGCACCGTCTTCTGGACGAAGGAAAAAAGCGAGGCCTCAAGATGGGAATCGGCACGGCGGCGCGACCAGAGAATGTTGATTTTGTGGTGGATACCCTCGGCATTCGTGACTATTTTGGGGCTATTGTCACGGCCCACGACGTGACCAAAGGCAAGCCCGATCCGGAAGTGTTCTTGAAGGTAGCCGACCAATTGGGCGTAGCGCCGGAACACTGCTTGGTTTTTGAGGATTCGCCTACCGGCGCAAAAACGGCTTACAATGCGGGCATGAAGTGCATCGTCATTACCACAACCCACCGATCCGAGGAATTTACGTCGATCCCGAGCGTACGCCGATGCGTGCCTGACTATACCTCCGTCCGGTTGGAAGAAGAGCTGATAAGCTGA
- a CDS encoding glycosyltransferase family 32 protein: MVRKVHYCWFGSSLPPQVAENIADWQRLNPEFEFCEWNDKNSDITDYPYAQQALAERRWSFLSDVVRLQKLYEQGGFYLDTDVELIKPFRLLEHESDCLIMGYIQNCALGTAVIYSPPAHPVIGDVLEEYKHIRSGCWPVNNRVFTHYFINNLPDFLLNGQRWKSDKHKISIYPKEYFEKPAWQREQGFSIHHCSGSWTKSNSQPTNFTTRKLTASYRITWLTRQLRSFRRIFSSEYRDVYFNALLLRRRKTLRPDWLDEARRVAFRSPKSASPVSLQAGK, encoded by the coding sequence ATGGTTAGAAAAGTTCATTATTGCTGGTTCGGAAGTTCGCTTCCGCCCCAAGTGGCCGAAAACATCGCCGATTGGCAGCGGTTGAATCCGGAATTCGAGTTTTGTGAATGGAACGACAAAAATTCGGACATCACCGATTACCCTTATGCTCAACAAGCGTTAGCCGAGCGGCGGTGGAGCTTCCTGTCCGACGTGGTGCGTCTTCAGAAACTGTACGAACAAGGCGGATTTTACCTCGATACCGACGTAGAACTGATCAAGCCGTTTCGCCTGCTGGAGCACGAAAGCGACTGCCTGATCATGGGATATATTCAAAACTGTGCTTTGGGAACCGCCGTGATCTACAGCCCACCCGCTCATCCGGTGATTGGCGATGTGTTGGAAGAATACAAGCACATTCGGTCTGGCTGCTGGCCAGTGAACAACCGGGTGTTTACCCATTACTTCATCAACAACCTGCCTGACTTTTTGCTGAACGGACAACGCTGGAAAAGCGACAAGCACAAGATCTCCATTTATCCCAAGGAGTACTTTGAGAAACCTGCCTGGCAGCGCGAACAGGGGTTTTCCATTCACCATTGCAGCGGCTCCTGGACCAAAAGCAACAGCCAGCCCACCAATTTTACGACGCGCAAGCTGACGGCTTCTTACCGAATTACGTGGCTCACGCGCCAGTTGCGTTCGTTCCGCCGCATCTTCAGTTCCGAGTACCGTGATGTGTACTTCAACGCTTTGTTACTGCGGCGCAGAAAAACCTTGCGGCCCGATTGGCTGGATGAGGCTCGTCGCGTGGCGTTCCGTTCGCCGAAGAGCGCTTCGCCCGTAAGCCTCCAGGCCGGGAAGTAA
- a CDS encoding sodium:solute symporter translates to MQRFETLDWIMIGVYFMILLGVAVWVIRQKNENTEDYFLAGRNMGWFVIGASIFASNIGSEHVVGLAGSGAGGKIPLLIYELHAWLVITLGWVFLPFYLRSGVFTMPEFLERRFNERARWFLSVFSLLAYVLTKVSVTVYAGGIVIASLLQIDFWTGALITVILTGVYTVLGGMRAVVYTEAIQTVILVIGAVTLTVVGLDAAGGWANVKASLPEGYLDMWRPATDPEFPWPSLVITSTIVGTWYWCTDQYIVQRVLAAEGIKEGRRGTIFGGLLKLLPIFLFLIPGVISLALKNQGELQWDSADEAFVSLLMNKMPAGLRGLVAAGLLAALMSSLASVFNSCSTLFTVDIYKKLYPDTPESKLLNIGRISTGVVVVLGILWIPIMQNISGVLYEYLQSVQSYIAPPITAVFLLGIFFKRINSQGALATLVFGLVVAILRIGLELMRDSLDPDGLLHVFAATNFLTFAAWFFLVCVTVCVVVSLLTPAPAPEKIQGLTFGSISPEQKAENRNSYTVWDIVTSLIVLALVAYVMISFNG, encoded by the coding sequence ATGCAGCGATTCGAAACCCTCGATTGGATTATGATCGGGGTGTATTTTATGATCCTACTCGGCGTAGCGGTCTGGGTCATTCGACAAAAAAACGAGAACACTGAAGATTACTTTTTGGCGGGCCGCAACATGGGCTGGTTCGTGATCGGTGCCTCCATTTTTGCTTCCAACATCGGTTCGGAACACGTGGTGGGACTGGCCGGCTCCGGGGCCGGTGGCAAAATTCCGCTACTCATTTACGAACTCCACGCCTGGCTGGTCATTACGCTGGGGTGGGTGTTTTTGCCGTTTTACCTCCGCAGTGGCGTATTCACCATGCCCGAATTTCTGGAGCGGCGGTTTAATGAGCGGGCACGCTGGTTTTTGAGCGTCTTCTCTCTGCTGGCCTATGTGCTGACCAAAGTGTCGGTAACGGTCTATGCCGGGGGCATTGTGATCGCCTCGCTGTTGCAAATCGACTTCTGGACCGGGGCGCTTATTACGGTGATTCTGACCGGGGTCTACACCGTGTTGGGCGGGATGCGTGCGGTGGTCTATACCGAGGCCATTCAGACCGTGATCCTCGTGATCGGAGCCGTAACCCTCACGGTGGTCGGTTTGGATGCCGCCGGGGGATGGGCCAACGTAAAAGCTTCGCTTCCGGAAGGCTACCTGGACATGTGGCGCCCGGCTACCGATCCGGAATTTCCGTGGCCGAGCCTGGTGATTACCAGCACAATCGTCGGGACGTGGTATTGGTGTACAGACCAGTACATCGTGCAGCGTGTGCTGGCAGCCGAAGGCATCAAAGAGGGGCGACGCGGTACAATTTTCGGCGGGTTGCTGAAACTTCTCCCCATCTTCCTGTTCCTGATTCCGGGCGTTATTTCCCTGGCGTTGAAAAACCAGGGCGAGTTGCAGTGGGATTCGGCCGATGAAGCCTTTGTCTCTCTGCTGATGAACAAAATGCCTGCCGGCCTGCGCGGTCTAGTAGCAGCGGGTCTGTTGGCGGCGCTGATGAGTTCGCTGGCGTCGGTCTTCAACTCGTGTTCTACGCTCTTCACCGTCGACATTTACAAGAAACTCTATCCGGATACGCCGGAGAGCAAACTACTGAACATCGGGCGGATCTCGACCGGCGTGGTAGTGGTGCTGGGCATCCTCTGGATTCCCATCATGCAGAACATTTCCGGTGTGCTGTACGAATACCTTCAGTCCGTGCAGTCGTACATTGCGCCGCCCATTACGGCGGTCTTTCTGTTGGGTATTTTCTTCAAGCGGATCAATTCGCAGGGTGCGCTGGCGACTCTGGTCTTCGGGTTGGTAGTGGCCATTTTGCGCATCGGATTGGAATTGATGCGCGATTCGCTGGATCCCGATGGGTTACTGCACGTCTTTGCGGCGACCAACTTCCTGACCTTCGCGGCGTGGTTCTTCCTGGTCTGCGTAACGGTCTGTGTCGTGGTGAGTCTTCTGACACCAGCGCCGGCTCCCGAAAAAATTCAGGGCCTGACGTTCGGTTCCATTTCACCGGAACAAAAAGCAGAAAACCGCAACAGCTACACCGTGTGGGATATTGTCACTTCGTTGATCGTGCTGGCGCTGGTCGCGTATGTTATGATTAGTTTTAATGGGTAA
- a CDS encoding L-ribulose-5-phosphate 4-epimerase, with protein sequence MSKYQSLKEEVYEANLEIPRQKLAIYTFGNVSGIDRKEGVIGIKPSGVAYDDLKPDDIVIVDFDNQIVEGTMRPSSDTKTHVLLYQHFDTIGGICHTHSAYAVAWAQAMRSIPNLGTTHADHLVASIPVTEVMSDEMIERDYELETGHQILNVFRDQGLSPQEVEMVLVACHGPFAWGKSAAKAVYNATVMEELARMAYLTLTINPNTPPIKQSLIDKHYFRKHGKNAYYGQN encoded by the coding sequence ATGTCGAAATACCAATCCTTGAAAGAGGAAGTCTACGAAGCCAACCTGGAAATTCCGCGGCAGAAGCTGGCGATCTACACTTTCGGCAATGTCAGCGGCATCGACCGAAAGGAAGGAGTCATCGGCATTAAGCCCAGCGGCGTGGCCTACGACGACCTGAAGCCGGACGATATTGTCATTGTCGACTTCGACAATCAGATTGTGGAAGGAACGATGCGGCCCTCGTCCGATACGAAAACGCACGTACTGCTCTACCAACACTTCGACACCATTGGGGGGATTTGCCATACGCATTCGGCTTATGCGGTGGCGTGGGCGCAGGCGATGCGGTCCATTCCGAACCTCGGCACCACCCACGCCGACCACCTGGTGGCGTCCATTCCGGTGACGGAGGTGATGTCGGACGAGATGATCGAGCGCGACTACGAACTGGAAACCGGCCATCAGATCCTGAACGTGTTCCGCGACCAAGGGCTTTCGCCGCAGGAAGTCGAGATGGTGCTGGTGGCTTGCCACGGTCCGTTTGCCTGGGGGAAAAGCGCCGCCAAGGCCGTGTACAACGCCACGGTGATGGAGGAGCTGGCGCGCATGGCGTACCTGACGCTGACCATCAACCCGAATACGCCCCCCATCAAACAGTCGCTCATCGACAAGCATTATTTCCGCAAACACGGGAAAAATGCCTATTATGGGCAGAATTAA
- a CDS encoding alpha-N-arabinofuranosidase, which yields MKRICYTLGLLIGVLSSAWAQNRVVVNADLAKDTISRHIYGHFAEHLGRCIYGGFYVGEDSDIPNTNGMRNDVVAALKKMGVPNLRWPGGCFADTYHWKDGIGPKEDRPSMINIFWGGTTEDNSFGTHEFMELCQQLGAEPFINGNLGSGTVQEMVEWVEYLNHPGGAPMAKLRSENGREQPWNVQFFGIGNENWGCGGDMTAEYYADVYKRYNNYIRDYGGPRLFRLPSTANSADYHWTETLMKNVPLHTMSGLGFHHYSVINWSDKGSATNFSTEEYFQTMEKALQMEELIQRHGAIMDRYDPKKRLAMVVDEWGGWYDVEPGTNPGFLYQQNTMRDAMIAGATLNIFNNHADRVRLANIAQTVNVLQAVALTDGNKMLLTPTYHVFEMYNVHHDALMLPLTVETANFELNGRALPAVSASASKDQSGKIHITLTNIDPTKKQEVPINLRGMKASKVSGRVLASGKIQDYNTFDQPNKVQPTEFKGAKLKGETLTVSMPPASVVVLELQ from the coding sequence ATGAAACGCATTTGTTACACCTTGGGCCTGCTGATCGGCGTTTTGTCGTCCGCGTGGGCGCAGAACCGGGTCGTGGTCAACGCCGACCTGGCGAAAGACACCATTAGCCGCCACATCTACGGGCATTTTGCCGAACACCTCGGGCGCTGTATTTACGGCGGTTTTTACGTCGGTGAAGATTCCGACATTCCGAACACGAACGGAATGCGCAACGACGTGGTCGCGGCGCTGAAAAAAATGGGCGTGCCCAACCTGCGCTGGCCAGGAGGCTGTTTTGCCGATACCTACCACTGGAAAGACGGCATCGGGCCGAAAGAAGACCGTCCGTCGATGATCAACATCTTCTGGGGCGGCACGACGGAAGACAACAGCTTCGGGACGCACGAGTTCATGGAGCTATGCCAGCAGCTGGGGGCCGAGCCGTTCATCAACGGTAACCTGGGCAGCGGCACCGTGCAGGAAATGGTCGAGTGGGTCGAGTACCTGAACCATCCGGGCGGCGCACCGATGGCCAAACTGCGGTCTGAAAACGGCCGTGAACAACCCTGGAACGTACAATTTTTTGGCATCGGCAACGAAAACTGGGGCTGTGGTGGCGACATGACCGCCGAGTACTACGCCGACGTCTACAAGCGCTACAACAACTACATCCGCGACTACGGCGGTCCTCGTCTGTTCCGGTTGCCTTCTACGGCCAACTCGGCCGACTACCACTGGACAGAAACCCTCATGAAAAACGTGCCGCTGCACACCATGAGCGGTCTGGGCTTCCACCACTACTCCGTAATCAACTGGAGCGACAAAGGGTCGGCCACGAATTTCTCGACGGAGGAGTACTTCCAAACGATGGAAAAGGCGCTGCAAATGGAAGAACTGATTCAGCGGCACGGGGCGATCATGGACCGGTACGATCCCAAGAAACGCCTGGCCATGGTGGTAGACGAGTGGGGGGGATGGTACGACGTGGAGCCCGGCACGAATCCTGGCTTCCTTTACCAGCAGAACACGATGCGCGATGCGATGATCGCCGGTGCTACGCTCAACATCTTCAACAACCACGCCGACCGCGTTCGGCTTGCCAACATCGCGCAGACCGTCAACGTGTTGCAGGCCGTGGCGCTGACCGATGGCAACAAAATGCTGCTGACGCCGACCTATCACGTATTCGAGATGTACAACGTCCACCACGACGCGCTGATGCTGCCCCTGACCGTGGAAACAGCCAACTTCGAACTGAACGGGCGTGCGCTGCCGGCGGTGTCGGCTTCGGCCTCGAAAGACCAAAGCGGCAAGATCCACATTACGCTGACCAACATCGATCCGACAAAAAAACAGGAGGTACCGATTAACTTACGGGGCATGAAGGCCTCTAAGGTTTCGGGACGGGTGTTGGCTTCGGGCAAAATCCAGGATTACAACACATTCGACCAACCGAACAAAGTGCAGCCCACCGAGTTTAAAGGCGCGAAACTGAAAGGCGAAACCCTGACCGTATCGATGCCCCCGGCCTCGGTTGTGGTGCTGGAATTGCAATAA
- the araA gene encoding L-arabinose isomerase: MLDLKQFEVWFVTGSQHLYGEETLRQVAEHSQTIAQSFDRSEHLPVRVVFKPVVKTPDEITKLCQEANVAPNCIGLIAWMHTFSPAKMWISGLKFLQKPLLHLHTQFNRDIPWDSIDMDFMNLNQSAHGDREFGFMMSRMRLERKVIVGHWQEEHVLKGIAIWMRVAAARFDMQGAKFVRFGDNMRQVAVTDGDKVEAELKFGFSVNTHGIGDLVQVINAVSEADVDRLCEEYGDRYTLMDVLLKGGERHESLRDAARIELGMKQFLEEGHFKGYTDTFEDLHGMKQLPGIASQRLMGMGYGFGGEGDWKTAAMVRALKVMAVGLPGGNSFMEDYTYHFDPSNRLVLGSHMLEICESIADGKPKCEIHPLGIGGKEDPVRLVFNAAGGPALNVSLIDMGNRFRLLVNEVDAVPAQEELPKLPVARVLWKPQPDMTTACAAWIYAGGAHHTVYSQNLTTEYIADFADMVGVELVVIDKDTQLRRFRNELRWSEAYYR; the protein is encoded by the coding sequence ATGCTTGATCTAAAGCAATTTGAAGTCTGGTTTGTCACGGGCAGCCAGCATTTGTACGGCGAAGAGACCCTGCGTCAGGTCGCCGAGCATTCGCAGACCATCGCGCAATCGTTCGATCGGTCCGAGCACCTGCCGGTGCGGGTGGTGTTCAAACCCGTGGTCAAAACGCCCGACGAAATCACGAAACTGTGTCAGGAGGCCAACGTGGCCCCGAACTGCATCGGCCTGATCGCCTGGATGCACACGTTTTCGCCCGCTAAAATGTGGATCTCCGGCCTGAAATTTTTGCAGAAGCCGTTGCTCCACCTGCACACGCAATTCAACCGCGACATTCCGTGGGACAGCATCGACATGGACTTCATGAACCTGAACCAGTCGGCGCACGGCGACCGCGAATTCGGGTTTATGATGTCGCGCATGCGCCTGGAACGCAAGGTGATCGTCGGCCACTGGCAGGAAGAACACGTGCTGAAGGGCATCGCGATCTGGATGCGCGTGGCCGCGGCCCGGTTCGACATGCAAGGGGCCAAGTTTGTGCGCTTCGGCGACAACATGCGGCAGGTGGCCGTGACCGATGGCGATAAAGTGGAAGCCGAACTGAAGTTTGGGTTCTCGGTCAACACCCACGGCATCGGCGATCTGGTGCAGGTCATCAATGCGGTGTCGGAAGCCGACGTCGACCGCCTCTGCGAAGAATACGGCGACCGCTATACGCTGATGGACGTGCTCCTGAAAGGAGGCGAGCGGCACGAGTCGCTGCGCGACGCCGCCCGGATCGAGCTGGGCATGAAGCAATTCCTGGAAGAGGGCCATTTCAAAGGTTACACCGATACGTTCGAAGACCTGCACGGCATGAAACAACTGCCGGGGATCGCGTCCCAGCGCCTGATGGGCATGGGCTACGGCTTCGGAGGTGAAGGCGACTGGAAAACCGCGGCGATGGTGCGGGCGCTGAAAGTGATGGCGGTCGGGCTGCCGGGCGGCAACTCGTTCATGGAGGATTATACCTACCACTTCGATCCGTCGAACCGGCTGGTGCTCGGCTCGCACATGCTCGAAATCTGCGAATCGATCGCCGACGGCAAACCCAAGTGTGAGATCCATCCGCTGGGCATCGGCGGGAAAGAAGACCCGGTTCGGCTCGTGTTCAACGCGGCGGGCGGTCCGGCTCTGAACGTGTCGCTGATCGACATGGGCAACCGCTTCCGCCTGCTGGTGAACGAAGTCGACGCCGTACCGGCTCAGGAAGAACTGCCCAAACTGCCCGTGGCACGCGTCCTCTGGAAACCCCAACCCGACATGACGACGGCCTGTGCAGCCTGGATCTACGCCGGCGGTGCGCACCATACGGTGTACAGCCAGAACCTCACGACCGAATACATCGCCGACTTCGCCGATATGGTGGGCGTGGAACTGGTCGTGATCGACAAAGACACACAGCTGCGCCGGTTCCGCAACGAATTGCGCTGGAGCGAAGCATATTATCGCTAG
- a CDS encoding ribulokinase, translating to MKNHYVIGVDYGTDSVRSMIVDTHNGNVVGSAVYEYPRWKQGLYCDAPHSQFRQHPLDYLEGLESSITEALRQAPAEVAEHIIGISVDTTGSTPAPVDRHGTPLALLPEFAENPNAMFILWKDHTANQEAEEINTLAHNWKVDFTKYVGGIYSSEWFWAKILHTLRVDPAVREKAFSWIEHCDWVSAVLTGQTDPLALKRSRCAAGHKAMWHEEFDGLPSEEFLTTLDPLLRGLRGRLYRETYTSDQPMGTISPEWAEKLGISPEAVIGVGAFDAHMGGVGAHIEPYALVRVMGTSTCDMLIAPTDEVKDTLVQGICGQVDGSIIPGMLGMEAGQSAFGDVYAWLQRLVLGPVNDLIDDEATKKKLAKQLIPHLADQAAQLPVTENDPVALDWFNGRRTPDANHTLKGAMMGLNLGSDTARVFKALVEATAFGAKSIVDRFVDEGVPIRQVIGIGGVAKKSPFVMQTLADVLNMPIKIASADQACALGAAMCAAVAAGEYETMEEAQRAMSSGFDAVYEPRPEQSAVYQKLYEKYVAFGAFVEG from the coding sequence ATGAAAAACCACTACGTCATAGGAGTGGATTACGGCACCGATTCCGTGCGTTCCATGATTGTCGATACGCACAACGGTAACGTAGTTGGCTCCGCCGTGTACGAATACCCGCGCTGGAAACAAGGGTTGTATTGCGATGCCCCCCATTCGCAATTCCGCCAGCATCCCCTCGATTACCTGGAAGGACTCGAGTCGTCCATCACCGAGGCCCTCCGTCAGGCCCCGGCTGAGGTGGCCGAGCACATCATCGGCATTTCGGTCGACACGACGGGCTCTACGCCCGCGCCGGTCGATCGCCACGGTACGCCGCTGGCCCTGCTGCCCGAGTTTGCCGAGAATCCCAATGCCATGTTCATCCTCTGGAAAGACCACACGGCCAACCAGGAGGCAGAAGAGATCAACACGCTGGCCCACAACTGGAAAGTCGACTTTACGAAGTACGTCGGCGGCATCTACTCGTCCGAGTGGTTCTGGGCGAAGATTCTGCATACGCTGCGGGTCGACCCGGCCGTGCGCGAGAAGGCCTTTTCATGGATCGAACACTGCGACTGGGTGTCGGCCGTGCTAACGGGCCAGACCGATCCGCTCGCGTTGAAACGGTCGCGGTGCGCGGCCGGGCACAAAGCCATGTGGCACGAAGAGTTCGACGGCCTGCCGTCCGAAGAATTTCTGACCACCCTCGACCCGCTGTTGCGCGGTTTGCGCGGGCGACTCTATCGGGAAACGTATACGTCCGACCAACCCATGGGCACCATTTCGCCCGAATGGGCCGAAAAGCTGGGCATCTCTCCCGAGGCCGTCATTGGCGTTGGCGCCTTCGATGCGCACATGGGCGGGGTAGGCGCGCACATCGAGCCGTACGCGTTGGTGCGGGTGATGGGTACGTCGACCTGCGACATGCTCATTGCGCCGACCGACGAAGTGAAAGATACGCTGGTGCAGGGCATCTGCGGGCAGGTGGATGGCTCCATCATCCCCGGTATGCTGGGCATGGAGGCGGGTCAGTCGGCGTTCGGTGACGTGTATGCGTGGCTGCAACGGCTGGTGCTGGGGCCCGTCAACGACCTGATTGATGACGAAGCCACGAAGAAAAAACTGGCGAAGCAACTCATTCCGCACCTGGCCGACCAGGCGGCGCAGCTGCCGGTTACCGAAAACGATCCGGTCGCGCTCGACTGGTTCAACGGACGCCGCACGCCCGACGCCAACCATACGCTGAAAGGGGCGATGATGGGTCTGAACCTGGGCAGCGATACGGCGCGCGTGTTTAAAGCCCTGGTCGAAGCCACCGCGTTCGGTGCCAAAAGCATCGTCGACCGGTTTGTGGACGAGGGCGTGCCGATCCGGCAGGTGATCGGCATCGGGGGCGTGGCGAAAAAATCCCCGTTCGTGATGCAGACGCTGGCCGACGTGCTGAACATGCCCATCAAAATTGCCAGTGCCGACCAGGCCTGTGCGTTGGGCGCGGCCATGTGCGCGGCCGTGGCGGCGGGCGAATACGAAACAATGGAAGAAGCGCAACGGGCCATGTCGTCCGGCTTCGATGCCGTCTACGAGCCTCGCCCGGAACAGTCGGCGGTCTACCAGAAACTGTACGAGAAATACGTAGCCTTCGGCGCATTTGTGGAGGGCTGA
- a CDS encoding RNA polymerase sigma factor, producing MESSSPLRVEPQAECQLWQAFLDGSDAALSELYRRYADRLYSYGRQFTAQDELVLDTVQEVFFTLIKSRTTLNAAVSVKFYLYASFRRLLFRQLKRERKWVLKEEMPEAEGFQITLEPEFLTRYTLDEKRLIENACNRLPKRQREILMLFYYEGLSYREVADVMGLANPKTARTMLYRAVDSLGTLLSPHKELLRVALLFIGV from the coding sequence ATGGAAAGCTCGTCTCCCCTCCGCGTTGAGCCGCAGGCCGAGTGCCAGCTCTGGCAGGCGTTTCTCGACGGAAGCGATGCGGCCCTGAGCGAGCTATACCGGCGCTACGCCGACCGCCTTTACAGTTACGGACGGCAGTTTACCGCGCAAGACGAACTGGTGCTCGACACGGTGCAGGAAGTCTTTTTTACCCTGATCAAAAGCCGGACCACCCTCAACGCCGCCGTCTCGGTCAAGTTTTACCTGTACGCTAGTTTCCGTCGATTGCTGTTCCGGCAACTGAAACGCGAACGGAAGTGGGTGCTGAAAGAAGAAATGCCCGAAGCGGAAGGCTTTCAGATTACCCTCGAACCGGAGTTTCTGACGCGCTACACGCTCGACGAAAAACGGCTGATCGAAAACGCCTGCAACCGCTTGCCCAAACGGCAGCGCGAAATCCTCATGCTGTTCTATTACGAAGGCCTTTCCTACCGCGAAGTGGCCGACGTGATGGGCCTGGCCAATCCGAAAACGGCCCGCACGATGCTCTACCGCGCGGTCGACTCGCTCGGCACGCTCCTCTCGCCTCACAAAGAACTTCTCCGCGTGGCGCTGCTTTTTATCGGCGTGTAG
- a CDS encoding FecR family protein, producing MAFLPTSTADFLTNESFVQWVMAPTPASEQTWQAWLREHPDKREMLQEARVLLGAIRLKDTHRIPEARSRQILEHIQRYQQHEKQHPTRSAPLHTERQAAERRRSRVRPLRHVASALVAACLLLGGFFLARPYLNTLLTEEAAAPVAYITQEVRPGQKMTLQLADGTTIRLNASSTLRYPEQFSDTLRKVYLTGQAFFQVAHNAQAPFIVETPHFSTRVLGTSFDINAYPDQPHQHVALVTGKVEVATQTGATALLNPSEMSSYDESSGDLTTSTFDVETMTGWKDGLLIFDHTPFEEVLPTLANWYGVEFVLEDGFRLRGTYSGRFTHESLENVLVGMSYSASFQYRIAQQKVYLSAARE from the coding sequence ATGGCATTCCTTCCAACATCTACGGCCGATTTCCTGACGAACGAATCGTTCGTGCAATGGGTGATGGCCCCCACGCCCGCCTCCGAACAAACGTGGCAGGCCTGGCTGCGTGAACATCCCGACAAACGGGAAATGTTGCAGGAAGCACGGGTGCTGCTGGGCGCAATTCGCCTGAAAGATACGCACCGTATTCCTGAGGCGCGCAGCCGCCAGATACTGGAACATATCCAGCGCTACCAGCAACACGAAAAACAGCACCCCACGCGCAGCGCACCGCTGCACACCGAACGGCAGGCAGCCGAACGCCGGCGGAGTCGCGTACGCCCGTTGCGCCACGTAGCGTCTGCCCTGGTGGCGGCGTGCCTGCTCCTGGGAGGGTTCTTCCTGGCGCGGCCTTACCTGAACACCTTGCTGACGGAAGAGGCCGCCGCGCCGGTCGCTTACATTACGCAGGAGGTGCGGCCCGGGCAGAAAATGACGCTGCAACTCGCCGACGGCACCACGATTCGCCTCAACGCGTCCAGCACGCTTCGCTACCCCGAACAGTTTTCGGATACGTTGCGGAAGGTGTATTTGACGGGACAAGCCTTTTTTCAGGTAGCGCACAACGCGCAGGCGCCTTTCATCGTGGAGACGCCGCATTTCTCGACCCGCGTGTTGGGAACCTCGTTCGACATCAACGCTTATCCGGACCAGCCGCATCAGCACGTTGCCCTGGTAACGGGCAAGGTGGAAGTCGCGACGCAAACGGGCGCGACAGCCCTGCTCAACCCCTCGGAGATGAGTTCGTACGACGAAAGCTCGGGCGACCTGACCACCTCGACGTTCGACGTAGAAACGATGACCGGCTGGAAAGACGGCCTCCTGATCTTCGACCATACGCCCTTCGAGGAAGTGCTGCCGACGCTGGCCAACTGGTACGGCGTGGAATTCGTGCTGGAAGACGGCTTCCGGCTGCGCGGCACCTACAGCGGCCGGTTCACCCACGAGTCGCTCGAAAACGTGCTGGTGGGGATGTCGTATTCCGCCTCGTTCCAGTACCGCATCGCCCAGCAGAAAGTGTACCTCTCGGCCGCCCGCGAATGA